The Vibrio penaeicida sequence ACGGAGACTTATCTTCTATCTTAGACAATTTTCCAATGACAAGCTTTGCGGTTGACTCATTTATCATGTACTTATTAACCAACAAGTCATTCATGATTTTTTCAATACTCTGGCCTCCAATAATGGTGAGGCTCAATCCTGCAGCAAGTTCTCTATACGCATCGCAAAACTTCTTGAAGCTATCCGGTGTTAGTTTATTTCCCATGTTTTGGGAAGCGTTATTTAACACAGTAATCTTTTCAGAATAGGTACGAGAAATAAAAGAGAAACATTGATCACTCAAAACATTTCTTGTTACACTCTCACTATATTCCATCAACGACTTTTCTTCAGCATAAAGCTTAGTTTGCGTTCCTGAGGCTGTAATAGAGAGAAACCTTACGGGACTCACAATACCAAAGTCGACGGAGTGCATATAATGCCCTTCAATCATTAGGCTATTGTGGAATACAGACATATTCCTAGCGAGATGCAATTGCCAGCTTTCCTCATTGGTTTCAAATTTATTTGGTAGTTTATTAGAAATAGTGGTAATAGCCCGATTCTGTAGTAAATAAATCTTACCATTGTATACCGCCCATTCTACATCTCTCGCTATAGATGAAATTTCTTCGTGCTCAATGATACGAGAAATAAATATTGATGCTTCAGATTCAGAAACACCTAATACCTTACTAATCGATTCTATTCTATCCTTATCTGCTTTTTTAAATTTGAATACTTCTGGAGTAATATTTCCAGAGACTAGTTTTTCACCTAGACCTTCGCAGTATTCTATAATAATAGTTTCACTTTGCATGGTTTGAGGATCAGAGGTAAACAACACACCAGATATAGAAGCAGGAATCATCTCTTGTATTACGATGGCCATTTTAGGTGGAAATATTGTGTATCCATTTCTATGCGAATAATCTACAACTCGCTCACTAAATAGTGAGCTCCAACATGCTAATATACTATTTTCAATTCCATCGTCATCGATATCTAGATGGCTCTCAAACTGTCCAGCCCAGCTTTTATTACAACCATCTTCAATATCGGCGGAGGATCTAATTGCTAATTTTTTTATTCCATTATTTTTTTTAAAATTTACTATTTCAATCAATAACTCTCTGGGTATTCTTTCTGATTCTATTTTTGAACGCAATATAGGGAGTAGTCTATATGCTGAAGCTAAATCGTCCTCAAAAAGATATCGGTATAGTCTATCGACATCTTCATCAATATTTTTGCTTTTTAAAAACTCGTCGAAACTTTCCGTCGTAACTACAAGAGTCTTTGGGACATTGAAGCCAAAATCTAATGACTCTTTTAGTCCAGAAAACTTTCCACCAACGCTTCTCAAGGATGGAGATACTTCTTTGATATTAATTAACATACATCAATCCGGCTTAATAATATTTTTTCTTCTACTTTATTTATCCAATTGTCGAGTTGTGTCAGGTATCCTTCTTTCATTTCACCGGCCAGAAAACCAAGGGCATCACCACCATCAAAGGTTTCACCTGATGTCTTGTTTCTCTGTTTTGGCATACAATAAAGTGTAGAGACACTCATTAAGTTTTCTAGTTCCTTTCTGAGCTTATCGACATCAACAGACTCATAAATAACAAAACTAGCCATGTAATTGCTTTTCTTAGTAATTCCATCTTGCTTTAGTTTTGTATTCTCGTTGAATGCATTTAATATAGTTTCCGTCAACATATCGATACCTGTCGATAGTTTAACCAGTTGCCATATAAAGCCCCCTGCAGTTCTGTTATTAATTTCAATTAACTTAATCCCAGACTCGCTTAATCTAACTTCGATATGCATTGGGCCATGTTGGAAATCAATTTGGTTCAGAAGTCTTTTGCAAAATGATTCTAATCTAAAGTATTCATCCTGTGTCACATCAGGAGCAGGAAAAATATGCCTATCCTCAACAGGCATTCCTGAGTGAAGATAAGTTTTAGTTGCCCCCAAAAATATGTGGTTATTATTTAAGCTTAAGCACTCTAGGGTATATTCTCTCCCATCCAAATATTCCTCTAGAAGTCGGACATAAACTTTGGACACATGGGTAACTGCCCATGCTTTCTCAAGTTCACTTTCTGATTTACAAATAAATACGTTTTCACTCCTACATCCAGATGGGTCCTTTAATACGATTTTCCCTCCATTTTCGTAGAAAAAATCTAATGCATCTTCGTAATTTTCTGTTTGGATACTATTAATAGAGAATTCTGTTCCTGATAATCTTTCTCTCATTTGGATTTTATCTAAACACAAGGTATGTACATCATAATCCATTCCTGCTACGCCTAAATTTTTAGAGATATAAGCTGCAGTGTAAAGCCCTTCTTCAATGAATGAAAAAATGTAATCAATTGGGCTATCAGCGTGTAATTCTTTGGCAATAGCTAGTGCTTCTTCCGGTTCAAACTTGTCGACTGTATAAATTTTCTCACAAGCTTCCATATGTAGGTCATGGATCATGTGTTTTTCTTGAATCAAGGAAATTTTAGTATTGATGTTCTCAAAGGAATCAAACCTATTAAAATAACCACCTATAATTAATACATGCTTCATCTTTTCTTCCATAATAATTTCAAACTATATAGCAATAGCATCCTTCGACGTAATTAATACATGCACACTATCAGAATACATAACCACACAACCTACTGCTAATGCTTTATTTACAAAAACATCAACAAAGCAACACGAACGCAAACGGATATTAACAACTCATTTAAAAAACATCAATATACTCTACTTTATTTGGTTTAAACTTATAAAAAATATACATTCTCTTCTCAAAGTTGAGTATAAAGTAGTCATGCTTATCTAACCTATATTTCTATAAAGCCTTATTTGTACACATAACAACCAAATGTAAATGACACATATAATGACTATTCACGGCTCGATACATTACGGCGTTCTTGCCTAAATCAGTGAAACCTTTTTAAAGATCTACCATCTGAGCCTTTTTGATGAGTGGTGCATTGGTGACATGGGTGAATCAAAAAAGAAGATAACTAACTGGGTGCTTTACAATAAAGCTTTGTGGATAACTGGTTCGGCTACATTCTGAATAGGACAATCAGCCGTAGGTGCATGGCGATATAAAAAACTTCACATCAAGCGTATGTTATGTGTGATTCATAGAGATGGTTTCAAATAACTGGATATAGTGCCCGCCGAAATTTGTGTTCTGCAATACATGCAGAAAAAAGCGGCGTTCGATACTGAAGACGGTCAATCTATGGTAACGGCTCAGATGCCCAAGCATTCGCTGCCTGATTCACTGGGTAGTGTCAGCCCGATTGCTCATGTCATTACTTCCAAATATGTGGACGTTCTTCCGTTCTACCGAATCGAAAAGGTGTCCAGCCGTTACGGTGGCGATATCTCCAGAGCGACACCGTCCAACTATGTAATTAAATCAGCAAACGTACTTCAGCCTATGGTGAACCCACTCAAAG is a genomic window containing:
- a CDS encoding PEP/pyruvate-binding domain-containing protein codes for the protein MLINIKEVSPSLRSVGGKFSGLKESLDFGFNVPKTLVVTTESFDEFLKSKNIDEDVDRLYRYLFEDDLASAYRLLPILRSKIESERIPRELLIEIVNFKKNNGIKKLAIRSSADIEDGCNKSWAGQFESHLDIDDDGIENSILACWSSLFSERVVDYSHRNGYTIFPPKMAIVIQEMIPASISGVLFTSDPQTMQSETIIIEYCEGLGEKLVSGNITPEVFKFKKADKDRIESISKVLGVSESEASIFISRIIEHEEISSIARDVEWAVYNGKIYLLQNRAITTISNKLPNKFETNEESWQLHLARNMSVFHNSLMIEGHYMHSVDFGIVSPVRFLSITASGTQTKLYAEEKSLMEYSESVTRNVLSDQCFSFISRTYSEKITVLNNASQNMGNKLTPDSFKKFCDAYRELAAGLSLTIIGGQSIEKIMNDLLVNKYMINESTAKLVIGKLSKIEDKSPYEMAIEELKSIKLKAKINVNDSFFPAEQIDIWVEKFKHISVNFCERPLTNIDAIEIYNNIDTVEPLSLNSVDQILLGEWSNDEELITLAEIIKKLTILNERRKEAFCIASLALQRAFKELALEYKVPTWKDFFRLSYKQMNQVILGDIELINGENNEEIVVYFNKDLVVKRLSKLDLKVIPSVSGFKDVETHNGEKIKGYPVSRGIVIANVKCVNDQNDFYKVKRGDIIVSHMTSVDFCPLFDKVSGIITEEGGMTSHAAVVAREYEIPCVVGVKEAISNFKDGDLIKLCGNTGEISIVHTK
- a CDS encoding ATP-grasp domain-containing protein, whose protein sequence is MKHVLIIGGYFNRFDSFENINTKISLIQEKHMIHDLHMEACEKIYTVDKFEPEEALAIAKELHADSPIDYIFSFIEEGLYTAAYISKNLGVAGMDYDVHTLCLDKIQMRERLSGTEFSINSIQTENYEDALDFFYENGGKIVLKDPSGCRSENVFICKSESELEKAWAVTHVSKVYVRLLEEYLDGREYTLECLSLNNNHIFLGATKTYLHSGMPVEDRHIFPAPDVTQDEYFRLESFCKRLLNQIDFQHGPMHIEVRLSESGIKLIEINNRTAGGFIWQLVKLSTGIDMLTETILNAFNENTKLKQDGITKKSNYMASFVIYESVDVDKLRKELENLMSVSTLYCMPKQRNKTSGETFDGGDALGFLAGEMKEGYLTQLDNWINKVEEKILLSRIDVC
- a CDS encoding IS66 family transposase gives rise to the protein MPAEICVLQYMQKKAAFDTEDGQSMVTAQMPKHSLPDSLGSVSPIAHVITSKYVDVLPFYRIEKVSSRYGGDISRATPSNYVIKSANVLQPMVNPLKEKQNEGI